A segment of the Candidatus Sumerlaea chitinivorans genome:
TGAGGCTCGGAAACCTGCCCCCAAACAGGCGGCCGCGTAAAAAGCTAAACGTTTTTTCTTTTCAAAGCCATCTGGCCTGTCGTATAGAGCTGCGCAAGAGGTTGGCGAAACGATTGCAACCCAGTCCTTGCGGTTAAGCGGACGCAAGTGAAAGTTCGAGCGGAGTCAGAAGCGATGAGTAGCAATCAGCAAAAGTCCGAAGGCCAAATTATGAAGGAGCTGATCCAGTACATCTCCGAGGCATTGGTGGATCGGCCAGAAGAAGTCAAAGTGAATGTGGTCGAAGGGGAAAACTCGATCATCCTTGAGCTGAAGGTCGCAGCCGACGATGTGGGCAAGGTGATCGGAAAAGGCGGCCAGACGGCAAAAGCCCTGCGGAAGATTCTGAGTGCAGCAGCTACCAAGCTCCGCAAGAAAGCGCTGTTGCAAATCGTGGAGTAAAGTCTCCGCATGGAGAACAACTTTCACGAGTCTGAACTCATCGCGGTTGGGAAAATCACACGAACACAAGGCAATGCAGGAGCTGTTCGGCTTCTGCCTTTTTTTTCGCCTCCTGACAGGCTTGAAGAGCTGAGAAGCCGCTTGGCTTTTATTTCCCACCCGGAGCCGACTGCACCGCCTACGCTACGCGAACTGCACATTTCAGCGATTAGCTACCACAAGCAGTTCATCATCTTACGGTTTGAGGAGATTCCCGACATGAATGCTGCGGAGCAGCTCCGCGGCCAAACGTTGTACGTCCGCGAACAGGACTTGTGGGAGCTTGAGGAAGGCGAGTTCTACGCTTACCGGTTGATCGGTCTGTCCGTTGTGGACAAGCACTCAGGCGATTCGTACGGAGAGGTGGTCGCAGTGGAGGACGGGACCGCTCACGACTACTTACGAGTCAAAAGCGCCAAAACCGAATTTCTTATTCCGTTTGTCCGAGCCATGGTCCACGAAATCAACTTCCCTGACAAGAGAATCATCGTGGATCTGCCGCCGGGACTTACGGAGCTATAAGCCTTTACCGTAAAAACCCCAAAAAACCAGCAGGAAGAAGGCCGAGGAGGCTTCCCTAAAGAACATGTTCCCTCTCGGCCATATCCTATAATGGAATCTTCTTCGAAATGCCATAATGACAGCCTCAGGGAGGGCATGGTCCCCCTCACGCACCCCATAGCTCCGACGTACAGGAGGCATTCGAGGGGCGGGAACTCAACCAATCCTGAACAGGTTGCTCGCATTGAGCCATGATGGTATAAAGGAAATTTGGGGTTGAATAAATGTCTACTTTTTAGATAGACGTTTGGTAAATGTTGAAAGAATTAGACCTTACCACGCTCAACACGGCGCTAAGCACGGCGTCACCGCAAGAAGTCATACGCTGGGCCGTTGATACATTTGGTGCACGGTTGGCCATGCAGTCATCCATGCAGAAGACTGCTTGTGCTCTGATGCACATGGCTGCGGAGATCTGCCCCGAAATAGAGATTATTTTTGTCGATACGGGAGTCCATTTCCCTGAAACGTTGGCATTGCGTGACGAATATCAGCGACGCTTTCACCTGAACATCCGTACTGTGGCACCTAAACTGACGTGGGAGGAGCAGTTCGCAAAATACGGTCGACACTTGTATCTTTATGACGACGAATTTGATCCCCCTGGCTACCGCGAATGTTGCCGACTCCGTAAAGAGATTCCATTTCTTGAGGCGGTGCAGGGGCGTTTCGATGCAGTGATTGGAGGACTCATGCGGGCCGAAGGGGGGACCCGTAGTAGGATTGATGTCGTCTCGCCAGACCCAAGGCTTCCGGGCTACAAGATCTATCCGCTTGCGCACTGGTCTGAGGAGCAGGTGGACGCCTACATTCGCGAGCACGACCTCCCCGTTCATCCGCTGTATGCCCACGGCTACGCGAGCATCGGCTGCCACACGTGCACAACCCCTATTCGAGAGGGCGAACCCAAGCGCGCAGGGCGCTGGCGTCACATACGCGAAGCGCACCCGGAGCGCTATAAAGACGGTTTGTACTGTGGCATAAACCTTGAAGACCGTCGCCCGCGCGGGTCTTAAGCATCACGCCCGCGACGGTTTCGCGGTTGGGGTAGGTGCGGGCGGCAGCGTGATGCTTGCTCCCACGGTGCCATCCGCTGAGACTGGTCGTATAACAATCGGACGAAAAGGAATGCGCTTCCGCGCTCGTTGCACCGCGTCCTGGACCGTATCCGCCACCACGTGGAAGTTTAGGCCGTCCATGCCCCGGATGGTCCAAGATCCCGGATGGCCGATCACCTTCACGTAGCGGATCACTCCCCGGCGACCAATGCCCTCAACTCGATACATTTGTTTTGGTTGGCGTTTTACTTTGCGCTTTTGGAGAGTGCGTCGCTGAGTAACTTTTTTACGCGCTTCTTTTTCCATACGGCATTCCGTCTCGCCTCGAAGTGTCGCGCTTGCCCAGTCTATATGACGACTGTTGTAAATTGACCACCACAGATTGGCTTGCGCTATGTTTATCCGCGCACGTATGGGAGATTCATGAATTCTGTCAAGAGTCATTCTCGTATCACCCAGCGCGAGCGCTTTACGCTTTGGATATGCATGGTGATTGCGTTAGTGCTATCCGGTTGTGGGCAAGGCGAATTGGAGCCACCGATTCAAGAACCAGAACCCACTGTGAAACTTCAGGTGAGGGCGACAACGGTGCAGCGGCCTCCGCGATCAGCAACACTTCAGGAAGTCATTGGCGCTCCGCCCCTTGGGACCGATGCAGCCCACACGAGCATTTCGCTCGGCGCGGATGCTTTCAAGAGTATGTCCGCTACTGAAACGACTTCGACAAGGAGACAATAACACCGAATGGGGTTGGCACTGGATAAAGCAGCAATCATCCAGCTACTCGAGCGCATAGCTTTTCTCCTCGAGTACCAAGGCGCGAACCCATTTAAGGTTCGTGCTTTTGCGAATGCTGCCCGAGCTCTGCAGAATCGACCCGAAAGTCTCGAAGAACTTGTTTCCCCCGGTAAGCTTGAGGAGATTGAAGGCATCGGAAAAAGCATCGCCGGAGTCATTCGAGAGGCTGCCAACACTGGCACCTGCAAAGAATATGAAGAACTACGACAACAAGCTCCTGAAGGATTTGACGAGCTGATCAAGATCCCGAACTTAGGTCCAAAGAAGCTTCGAGCACTTGTAGAAAACCTTGGTATTCGAACGATCGCCGACCTTGAGAATGCCTGCAGAGAAGGCCGGGTGGCAAAGCTTCCGGGTTTTGGTCTAAAATCCGAGGAGAAGTTACTCGCGGGGATTGAGCAAATTAAGCGTTTCGCAGGTCAGTGGCTCTATGCGGAGGCACTCGACTATGCGCTACGCATCCGTGACACCTTGGAGCGCTTGCCGGCTGCGATTGCAGTGGCCCCAGCCGGTAGCCTTCGGCGTTGCAAAGAAATTGTTCGGGACTTGGACTTCGTTGTGGCCTCCGAAACCCCCGAAGAAGTCATCCAAGCCTTCGTTACCCACAATGCAGTCGTACGCATCCTAAGCCAGGGGACGACGAAGGCATCCGTGCTGCTGCAGAACGGTATGCAGGCGGATTTGCGTGTGGTCGACCAAGAGTCGTTTGCGGCCGCGCTGCAGTACTTCACGGGCAGTAAGGAGCATAACACCAAGCTACGAGGCCGAGCACGCAAGATGGGCTACCGGCTGAACGAATATGGGCTATTTGAAACTTCATCCTCAAGCAGCGAAGATGAACCGGCAGATCCATTAGCAGGAAGGCGCCTGTCTCTTGCGTCGGAGGAAGAGCTGTACGGCGCGCTGGGATTACAATATATTGACCCCGAATTGCGAGAAGACATGGGTGAGATTGAGGCTGCGGAAGAGGGAAAACTTCCTGCACTTGTGCGACTTGAAGATTATCGCGGTGTGCTCCACTGCCACTCCACTTGGAGCGATGGGAGAACCTCGATCGCAGAGCTTGCGGAAGCGGCTATGGTAGAGTGGAAGTGGGAATATTTAGCCATTTGCGACCATAGCCAGGTCGCAACCTACGCCAATGGCGTCAAGATTGAAGACCTCCGGCGCCAGCACGCGGAAATCGATGCGATCAACCGCAAACTCCAGCCGCGGGGCTTTCAGGTCCTCAAAGGATGTGAGTGCGACATTCTTGCCGATGGATCCCTTGATTACCCCGATGAAGTACTGAAAGCGATGGAGCTCGTTGTCGTCTCTGTTCACAGCCGCTTTCAAATGAGCGAGGAGGAAATGACCGAGCGGCTCATTCGTGCCATCCGTCATCCGTATGCGGATATTCTGGGACACGTGAGTGGAAGGCTCTTGCTTGCGCGCGATGCCTATGCGGTGGATTACCAACGAATCTTCGAGGTTGCCGCCGAGTGGGGCACGATCATTGAAATCAACGGGGATCCGAACCGATTAGACTTGGACTGGCGCCTGTGCAAGCGGGCTAAGGAGATGGGAATCAAATTTGCCGTTAATCCAGACGCCCACAGTCGAGAAGGCCTCGCCAATGTGAAATATGGGATCAATGTAGCGCGAAAAGGTTGGCTCGAGCCCGCCGATGTGGTGAACTGCCTTCCGTTGGAGGAATTTAAGTCCCTTATCCACAAACTGCGTAAGCGCAAACTGGAAAAACTCAAGTAAGCGGAATAACAAGGCCAATTTCCCACCCGCCTGCTCGCCAAGCTGCTCCATCAGTCTATTCGCAAGTCCACTGATTGAAGGATGATGCTGCTCAAAAGGAGAAGGCGCGGAACCTTTTCGGCTCCGCGCCCTAAGCGTTTCGGGGCAAGCTTATTTCGTCCCGCTACCTCTTTACGGCTTCTGCAGATGGCAGGTGAGGAAGACAAGCAGTGTTGTCCGCTCAGAAATGTTCGACGTCTTCGTGAAGAAGAGCTTCCCGACGTAAGGCAGATTGCGGAGAATCGGGACGCCATTTTCTCCGCGACGACTGTATTCGCCGGTCCAACCACCAAGTACAATCGTTCCGCCATCTGTCACCCGCGCCACAGTGGTAATATACCGCCGACGCAGGTCATAGGCACCGATTGAGTTGGTGGAGCTTTGCGGCAGCATCTGATACTGTCCCACATCCTGCAGCTCAAGGTTCGAGATTTCGAGGCGAATTTCACCAAGCTGGGTAATTTTTGGCGAGACCGACATCGTTACGCGGCTCGCGTTGATACCGCCTCCAATTCCACCGGTTGTTGAGGTTCCGCCTGTTGTGGTTGTACCGCCCGTGGTACCTCCAGTGGTCCCACCCGTCGTGCCACCAGTCGTATCGCCGCCTGTCGTGCCGCCAGTGGTGGTTCCACCTGTGGTTGTAC
Coding sequences within it:
- a CDS encoding KH domain RNA binding protein YlqC, coding for MSSNQQKSEGQIMKELIQYISEALVDRPEEVKVNVVEGENSIILELKVAADDVGKVIGKGGQTAKALRKILSAAATKLRKKALLQIVE
- a CDS encoding 16S rRNA processing protein RimM; protein product: MENNFHESELIAVGKITRTQGNAGAVRLLPFFSPPDRLEELRSRLAFISHPEPTAPPTLRELHISAISYHKQFIILRFEEIPDMNAAEQLRGQTLYVREQDLWELEEGEFYAYRLIGLSVVDKHSGDSYGEVVAVEDGTAHDYLRVKSAKTEFLIPFVRAMVHEINFPDKRIIVDLPPGLTEL
- a CDS encoding Phosphoadenylyl-sulfate reductase [thioredoxin], which translates into the protein MLKELDLTTLNTALSTASPQEVIRWAVDTFGARLAMQSSMQKTACALMHMAAEICPEIEIIFVDTGVHFPETLALRDEYQRRFHLNIRTVAPKLTWEEQFAKYGRHLYLYDDEFDPPGYRECCRLRKEIPFLEAVQGRFDAVIGGLMRAEGGTRSRIDVVSPDPRLPGYKIYPLAHWSEEQVDAYIREHDLPVHPLYAHGYASIGCHTCTTPIREGEPKRAGRWRHIREAHPERYKDGLYCGINLEDRRPRGS
- a CDS encoding DNA polymerase X family codes for the protein MGLALDKAAIIQLLERIAFLLEYQGANPFKVRAFANAARALQNRPESLEELVSPGKLEEIEGIGKSIAGVIREAANTGTCKEYEELRQQAPEGFDELIKIPNLGPKKLRALVENLGIRTIADLENACREGRVAKLPGFGLKSEEKLLAGIEQIKRFAGQWLYAEALDYALRIRDTLERLPAAIAVAPAGSLRRCKEIVRDLDFVVASETPEEVIQAFVTHNAVVRILSQGTTKASVLLQNGMQADLRVVDQESFAAALQYFTGSKEHNTKLRGRARKMGYRLNEYGLFETSSSSSEDEPADPLAGRRLSLASEEELYGALGLQYIDPELREDMGEIEAAEEGKLPALVRLEDYRGVLHCHSTWSDGRTSIAELAEAAMVEWKWEYLAICDHSQVATYANGVKIEDLRRQHAEIDAINRKLQPRGFQVLKGCECDILADGSLDYPDEVLKAMELVVVSVHSRFQMSEEEMTERLIRAIRHPYADILGHVSGRLLLARDAYAVDYQRIFEVAAEWGTIIEINGDPNRLDLDWRLCKRAKEMGIKFAVNPDAHSREGLANVKYGINVARKGWLEPADVVNCLPLEEFKSLIHKLRKRKLEKLK